The proteins below are encoded in one region of Colletotrichum lupini chromosome 5, complete sequence:
- a CDS encoding Not1 domain-containing protein, giving the protein MAARKLQQEVDKCFKKVAEGVAEFEAIYEKIEQSNNISQKEKLEDNLKREIKKLQRLRDQIKTWAASNDIKDKSPLLEHRRLIETQMEKFKAVEKAMKTKAYSKEGLASSAKLDPQEQAKAEASDFLNSMVDELEQQIETLEAEAESIQATMKKGKSQTAKAERMAEIERIIERHKWHQGKLELIRRSLENGGVDTDQVTELEETIRYYVSDGMNDDFVEDEEMYEELALDEDEGAFGLAQDGDKGSSQDAQSIAEEPTPEPEIIKAPPKPKAVAEASASGRRSSSQNKSPLPALATLHMPTIIGNGAATGPTMKPAVAPARPAEGLKYASAAAAAAASDKIGISPLPPPPGAAPVPASTPGSQSKTSATSSPATTSAHPVAAKEPEPKQPPPPSTTPSEPPIANASASANASASTSTNTNTKAVSAPTKAEKRAKKEQAAATSQTNGATNGIQATAEGEEESIYHLPSSLQDLVESFEASRKRPAPLNSPSTQRMLQTSQATCPDIMDADVPRTYRPDLRLTSTGVGFPQEPLPLFDDPRLYSRIDPDTLFYVFYYKQGTPQQYLAAKALKDQSWRFHKQYQTWFQRHEEPKNITEEFEQGTYRFFDYESTWMNRRKADFKFAYKFLEDDV; this is encoded by the exons ATGGCGGCACGCAAACTCCAACAAGAAGTCGACAAGTGCTTCAAAAAGGTGGCGGAAGGCGTCGCCGAATTCGAGGCCATTTACGAAAAGATTGAGCAATCCAACAACATCTCCCAAAAAGAGAAGCTCGAGGACAACCTCAAGCGCGAAATCAAGAAGCTCCAGAGACTCCGCGATCAGATCAAGACATGGGCAGCAAGCAACGACATCAAGGACAAGTCTCCTTTGCTGGAGCATCGAAGGTTGATCGAGACG CAAATGGAAAAGTTCAAGGCCGTAGAGAAGGCTATGAAGACCAAGGCATACTCCAAGGAAGGGTTAGCCTCTTCAGCCAAGCTCGATCCCCAAGAACAAGCAAAAGCCGAGGCAAGCGACTTCCTAAATAGCATGGTCGACGAGCTCGAGCAACAAATCGAAACCCTAGAAGCCGAGGCCGAATCGATACAAGCGACGATGAAGAAGGGCAAGAGCCAAACTGCCAAGGCGGAACGAATGGCCGAGATCGAGCGCATTATCGAACGTCATAAGTGGCATCAGGGCAAATTAGAGCTTATTCGGAGATCTCTAGAGAACGGCGGAGTCGACACGGATCAGGTTACTGAACTCGAAGAGACGATTCGATATTACGTCTCGGATGGCATGAACGATGACTTTgtcgaggacgaggagatGTACGAGGAGCTCGCTctggacgaggacgagggcgCATTTGGCCTAGCTCAAGATGGCGACAAGGGCTCATCGCAAGACGCTCAGTCAATAGCGGAGGAACCGACACCCGAACCAGAAATCATCAAGGCTCCCCCAAAGCCAAAGGCGGTAGCAGAAGCATCTGCTTCAGGACGCAGGTCGAGCTCACAGAACAAGTCCCCACTGCCTGCGTTAGCTACCTTGCATATGCCGACAATCATTGGCAATGGCGCAGCAACCGGTCCTACGATGAAGCCAGCGGTAGCCCCCGCAAGACCTGCTGAAGGCCTCAAATACGCgtctgcggcggcggcagcggcagcgtcAGACAAGATCGGCATCTCTCCCTTGCCCCCTCCGCCAGGCGCAGCACCCGTCCCTGCCAGTACGCCGGGCTCGCAATCGAAAACCAGCGCTACAAGCTCACCCGCAACGACATCAGCGCACCCTGTTGCAGCAAAGGAGCCCGAACCCAAgcagccaccaccaccatcaacAACCCCAAGCGAACCACCGATCGCAAATGCGAGCGCCAGCGCAAACGCAAGCGCAAGCACAAGCACAAACACGAACACAAAGGCCGTCTCGGCCCCTACCAAGGCAGAGAAACGCGCGAAAAAGGAGCAGGCTGCGGCAA CATCTCAAACAAACGGTGCCACAAATGGGATCCAGGCTACGGCAGAGGGAGAGGAAGAGTCCATATATCACCTTCCGTCATCTTTGCAAGACCTCGTCGAGTCTTTTGAAGCTTCCCGCAAGCGCCCAGCGCCTCTCAACTCGCCATCCACGCAACGCATGCTCCAGACCAGCCAGGCTACGTGTCCCGACATCATGGATGCAGATGTACCCAGAACGTACCGTCCCGACTTGCGATTGACATCAACCGGCGTTGGCTTTCCTCAAGAGCCACTCCCTTTGTTTGATGACCCGCGGCTATATTCACGGATCGACCCTGACACGCTCTTCTACGTGTTCTACTACAAGCAAGGCACGCCCCAGCAATACCTTGCCGCCAAGGCGTTGAAGGACCAGAGCTGGCGGTTCCACAAGCAATATCAAACCTGGTTCCAGCGCCATGAAGAGCCAAAGAACATCACCGAGGAATTCGAGCAGGGCACATACCGCTTCTTCGACTACGAAAGCACATG GATGAACCGAAGAAAGGCGGACTTCAAGTTCGCGTACAAATTCCTCGAGGACGATGTATGA